The Gimesia chilikensis genome contains the following window.
TAACGATCCCGATCCGCGGGCTTATGAAAAACTGGTCGATAAGCTGCTCGCTTCCCCCCGTTACGGAGAACGCTGGGCGCGGCACTGGCTGGACGTGGTCCACTACGCCGACACGCACGGTTACGACAAAGACAAGCTCCGCGAAAATGCCTGGCCATATCGCGACTATGTCATCCGGGCTCTGAATGAAGACAAGCCTTACGCACAGTTCATTCAGCAGCAGATTGCCGGCGATGTGATTAACCCGCATTCACCAGACGGCGTGCCCGCGACCGGCTTCATCGTCGCAGGCCCTTTCGACTGGGTCGGCCAGATCGAGATCAGCGAAAACCTGATCGAAAAGAAAATCACCCGCAACCTCGACCGCGACGACATGGTGGCGACCGTCATGAATACCACGGTCAGCCTCACGGTGCAGTGTGCCCGCTGTCACAATCACAAATTCGATCCGATCTCCCAGGCAGACTATTACGGTCTGCAGGCCGTCTTCGCCGGCATTGACCGCGCCGAGCGTTCCTTTGACCCGGATCCCGAAACCGCCCGCAGACGGAACATCCTGCTGGCAGAACAGGCCCGCGTTCAGCAGCTCCACCAGGACCTCGACACAGAGATCCGAAAACGGGGCGGGGCGGAACTGAAACGCATCGAAGCCGAACTCAAACAGGCACAGGAAGCCAAAGCAGGGCAGGGCGTCGCCTATGGTTATCACAGCCAGATTGAAAAGTCTGATCAGGCAGCCAAGTGGGTGCAGCTCAACTTCAAGCAGCCGGTCACCGCGGCAAAGATCACACTGATTCCCGCTTATGACAACTACAACAACATCGGTGCCGGCTTCGGTTTCCCGCGACGCTTCAAACTGGAAATCTCAGACACCCCGGATTTCAAATCGCCCACCGTCATTGCCGACCAGACCCGGGAAGACTACGCGAACCCCGGCACAACGCCTTTGCACTTTGATCTGAAGAACCAGAAAATTCAATATCTCAGACTGACGGCCACGAAACTCGCTCCCCGCTCAAATGATTTCATTTTCGCGCTGGGAGAAATTCAGGTCGTCGCACAAGATGACAGGAATCTTGCTCCTCAGGCGCAGGTCACCTCGCTGGATTCCATCGAAGCACCTCCCCGCTGGGCTCGCAAGAATCTGATCGACGGTAAATTTTATCAGAGCCTCGATTCCAATCAGGATCTCGCACAGCTCAAACAGAAACGGGATGACCTGCTGGCCAGTCTGTCGTCCGACGAAGAAAAAGAATCACTCCGCCAATGGTCCGCCAGACTCAACCAGATCGAATCAAATCTCAAGAAACTGCCCGCGCAGAAAAAGGTCTTCGCTGCGGCAACCGATTTCCCCCGCCGCGGAAATTTCCGACCGACGGAAGGCGAGCCGCGCCCGGTTTTCCTGCTGAGTCGCGGTAGCGAAAAAGCACCGATTCGCGAAGTGGAACCCGCCGTCCCCGGTCTGATCGAAGGCCTCGGCCAGGACCTGCATCTACCCGATCCGGGAGACGAAGGCGCCCGCCGGGCTGCACTGGCCCGCTGGATTATCAGTCGTCAAAATCCGCTGACCTGGCGTACGATTGTAAACCGCATCTGGCTCTATCACTTCGGCAAGGGGATCGTCGATACGCCTAACGACTTCGGCCGTATGGGCGCGAAACCCACGCATCCGGAACTGCTCGATTATCTCGCCAGTCGCTTCCGCGATGAAGGTCAGTCACTGAAACAACTGCACCGCTGGATCGTCCTCAGCACCGCTTATCAACAGTCATCACAGACCAACGACAGGGGCGCCCGGATCGATGGCGACAATCGTCTGCTCTGGCGGATGAATCGACGAAAACTGGAAGCCGAAGCCATCCGTGACGCCGTCCTGCAGATCAGCGGCAAGCTCGATCTCAACATGTACGGACCCGGAGATCGCCTGTTCGTCCTCGAAAAACCACAGCACTCGCCGCATTACCTCTACCAGAAATACGATCCCAAAACAGCAGAGACGCACCGCCGTTCGATTTACCGTTTCATCGTCCGTTCGGTCCCCGATCCTTTTATGGAATCACTCGACTGTGCCGACCCTTCGCAGATCACACCCAAACGCATCCAGACACTGACCGCCCTGCAGGCACTCGCCCTGCTCAACGATCAGTTCATGGTGAGCATGTCCGGGTTCTTCGCAGAGCAGGTCAAAGGCGATAAACGCGAACTGAAAACGCAGGTGGCCCGCGCATTCGAAACTGCACTGGGCAGAACTCCCACGCCGGACGAGGTGAAGCTGCTCGTCGAAGTGGGGGAGCAGCACGGGCTGGCCAATGTCTGTCGCCTGATCCTCAACAGCAACGAATTTATCTTTATCGATTAACACACAGGAAAGTCATCTCATGGATCGTCGTGAATTTCTGCTGCACGCAGGCGGGGGGCTGGGAAGCATCGCTTTGGCGTCGCTGCTCAAACAGGAACAGCTGCTGAGCGCTGCCCCTGCTGGAACGCACGTCCTGCATCATCCGCCCCGCGCGAAACGCGTGGTCCAACTCTACATGTCGGGAGCCGCGAGTCAGTGTGATACGTTCGACTTTAAACCCGAACTCATCAAGGACAACGGCAACGAATGGGACCCGGGAGAAAAAGTGCAGCTGTTTCAGTCCTCGCCAGGCAAGACGATGCAGGCACCCTGGAAGTGGAAACAGTACGGCGAATCGGGGAAGTGGCTCAACGATTGCGTCGCCCCCCTGGGCGCGTGTGTTGACGATATGGCCTTCATTCACAATATGGTCAGCAAGTCGAACGTTCACGGCCCGGCGACTTTTATGCAGGCTACCGGATTTATTCTCCCCGGCTTTCCCGGCATGGGGGCCTGGATCAGCTACGGTCTGGGCAGCATGACCGATAACCTGCCGACGTTCGTTGTGCTCCCCGATCCGCGCGGCTTCGCACCGAATGGCGCTGCCAACTGGTCCGCCGGCTTCCTGCCCGCGAGTAACCAGGGCACCATGATTCGTCCGAATTCCAAAACACCCATCGCCAACCTGTTCCCATCCAATAATGATTTCATCACCCGCCAGAGCGATCACGATGTGCTCGCCGCACTGAAACAGCTCAACCAGAAACATGAAGCACAACGAGCCGGTGATTCGCGGCTGAATGCCCGCATCAAGTCTTATGAACTGGCCGCGAAAATGCAGCTGCAGGCACCGGAAGTACTCGACCTGTCCGGCGAGACAAAGAGCACGCTCAATATGTACGGTCTCGACTCGGTCGACTTTGAAGTGCAGGAAGGTATCAGCGAAGCAGCTGAGATCGCCTACTTCGGTCGCAACTGTCTGGTAGCCCGAAGACTGCTGGAGCAGGGTGTCCGCTTCGTGCAGATCTGGTCGGGAGCCGACAACGGCTTCCCCCGTCGTAACTGGGATTCGCATGAAGACATCAAACGCGATCACTGGCCTTTAGGCCGGGGCATGTCCATCGGGGCTACAGCACTGATTCAGGATCTGAAGCAGAGAGGTATGCTCGACGATACGATTATTCTCTGGACGACCGAGTTCGGCAGAATGCCCTGCAGCCAGGGAAGCAAAGGCCGCGACCACAATCCGTTCGTCTTCACCAACTGGCTGTCGGGAGGCGGCATCAAAGGGGGCACCACTTATGGCGAGTCCGATCAGTGGTCCTTCAAGCCTGCCGATCCCGCTAACCCCACGATGTGCTACGATGTGCACGCGACAATCCTGCACCTGTTGGGCATTGATCACGAAAAGCTGACGTTCCGGCACAATGGGATCGACCGTCGCCTGACCGACGTGCATGGTCATGTGATTAAAGAGATCATCGCCTGAAACAGCCCGCAAATTCGAATATCAGTTGTCAGGCGCATAAAAAAGAGTGACCGGTCATTGACCGGCCACTCGGAACATCTCTCATTCAGGTGATGCTTCGAAGCTTATTCGAAGTTACCTTTAGTCAGCTGAGCATCCAGCCAGGGACCGGAGAAGCACTCAGAAGGACGCAGTTCAACAGTGGCGTCGGTGTATCCAGAACCACCTGAAGCAGAACCGGTGAAACCGGGGTTCAGGAAGCCGTCACCGTTCAGGTCAACCATTGCTTTCACACTACCGTCAGCCATCAGGATGTTGCAGATCTTGTTAGATCCACGGCCGTGCCATGCGTACCAGTCACGAGAATCCTGCAGCCAGAGGAAAGTATCAGGGCCGGGAGTACCAGCACGGTTGGGGTCGGGCAGTTCAGCAGGAATCGCTCCAACAACATTGGTACCAGCGGGCATCAGGGTGATGGCTCCACCAGTTCCTGCAGTCGGATCCCAGCGGCCGGGACCGTCGTTGAAAGATTCAGCCAGACGCTCACCAGCGTCTACGAATCCGGGAATGGAGTGAGACAGAACAGCTTCGCCGACGTCACCAGGAGCTCCACAACCCATGAAAGCGACAGCCGAAGAAGCGACGCGAGAAGAATCCAGACGACGAATGGTCAAGGGACCCAGACTTCCGCCGAAACCTTTCAGACCGGATGATGTTACGCCTGCAGAAGTCTTGGCTCCTGAACGTACGAGGAACCAGCTGGATGCGTAGTTCGTTCCGTAACCATCTTCCAGAAGTTTAGCAACCTGTAACAGACGGGCAGGAGTACCTTCTGTACCGGAAGTCCAGGTCGCACAGACACCATCACTCAGACGTGACAGTGGAGCAGAGTCTTTGTTACTGGTGTTGGCCACACCGATCATGTCGTTCAGTTTTTCTGAACCGAGCAGAGTCGATGAAGGGCACAGCATCTTCTGAGGAAGACCGGCACCACTGTTGACCATGTCAGCGACCCAGCCCCAGGTGTCAGGACATCCGTCACGACGGAAGTCGTAAGCACCGGTGCAGTAGCGACCGCTGGGGTCAGTTGATGCGAAGGCGTGCATGGAAAGACCAAACTGACGCAGGTTGCTCTTACACTGTGAAGAGCGGGCAGATTCGCGGGCTGCGAAAACAGCTGGGATCAGCAGGGCAGCCAGCAGAGCGATGATCGAGATCACCACCAGAAGTTCGATCAGGGTAAAACCTGAGCGTTTCAGATTACGAGCACGTGATTTTTTCATTACAGTTCCTGTTAGTTTAAAAAGTTTGACAGTGACGCGAACAAATGAAGGCTAGTACGATTGACTTTTACTTTTTTAAGAAACAGGTCATCCCCCCATCACTCTGGCAATTGATGATGATCGAATATGATCTGCCCCCCTTGAACTCTCTTCTTTGCTTTTGACTCTCTTCACTTCTGGTTGAATTCAACTCGGTCTCGTGTGCAGAAATTTGCGGTGCCGGCTGCAAATCTCAGTTGGGAGTACAGTATCGAGATAATGTGAAGATCTTTCTCCCTGACATGTTAAGTAGAGATGAATAATGTGTGGCAGAATGAAACAAAACGGGCGTTGTGTTAAGGTTTGTTGAATATACGGCAAGGTTTTGAAGGGGATCTTCATAAAAAGTGATCCGTTTCCAACCGACTCTTTCAGGCAAAACTTGAATTCTCCCCTGCTGACTTCGTATAATGATAGACAAGATCTGCCAGGGAAAACTCCTACCTTGCCTGGCACTTAAGTCACCTGCTCAAATGGCTTTAGGTGAAGTCGTGAGCTACCCCACTTTGGGTAAAGTGGCGGACCGGTATTCACTCGTGTCTGTGTTGAGATGCGAGAATCCTTCCCGTGCAGCAAAAAATTTCCGGTTGGCAGTGGTTGTTACCAGGTCTTTCCTGCTAAAAAAAAACTTTGCCACCCGGTTGACTGCTCACAGCGTCGGTTCTCGACTCTGAAAGAACGACCGAAAGCA
Protein-coding sequences here:
- a CDS encoding DUF1559 family PulG-like putative transporter, yielding MKKSRARNLKRSGFTLIELLVVISIIALLAALLIPAVFAARESARSSQCKSNLRQFGLSMHAFASTDPSGRYCTGAYDFRRDGCPDTWGWVADMVNSGAGLPQKMLCPSSTLLGSEKLNDMIGVANTSNKDSAPLSRLSDGVCATWTSGTEGTPARLLQVAKLLEDGYGTNYASSWFLVRSGAKTSAGVTSSGLKGFGGSLGPLTIRRLDSSRVASSAVAFMGCGAPGDVGEAVLSHSIPGFVDAGERLAESFNDGPGRWDPTAGTGGAITLMPAGTNVVGAIPAELPDPNRAGTPGPDTFLWLQDSRDWYAWHGRGSNKICNILMADGSVKAMVDLNGDGFLNPGFTGSASGGSGYTDATVELRPSECFSGPWLDAQLTKGNFE
- a CDS encoding PSD1 and planctomycete cytochrome C domain-containing protein, producing the protein MCSLISRNLIFALSLVCCLPIIAAPTAAAEPDFAKDVLPLFQKHCIRCHNESTKDGGLSLETKQSALKGGENVRVIVPGVAAESMLLDYVTGPEPEMPKKGAPLNEQEIATLRNWIKAGAVWPPELRIHEAQLTAKDWWSFQPLEQPALPELTAKERLLVRTPVDAFLLARLRKAGLTFSPLADRRTLIRRVHYDLTGLPPSPAEIDAFVNDPDPRAYEKLVDKLLASPRYGERWARHWLDVVHYADTHGYDKDKLRENAWPYRDYVIRALNEDKPYAQFIQQQIAGDVINPHSPDGVPATGFIVAGPFDWVGQIEISENLIEKKITRNLDRDDMVATVMNTTVSLTVQCARCHNHKFDPISQADYYGLQAVFAGIDRAERSFDPDPETARRRNILLAEQARVQQLHQDLDTEIRKRGGAELKRIEAELKQAQEAKAGQGVAYGYHSQIEKSDQAAKWVQLNFKQPVTAAKITLIPAYDNYNNIGAGFGFPRRFKLEISDTPDFKSPTVIADQTREDYANPGTTPLHFDLKNQKIQYLRLTATKLAPRSNDFIFALGEIQVVAQDDRNLAPQAQVTSLDSIEAPPRWARKNLIDGKFYQSLDSNQDLAQLKQKRDDLLASLSSDEEKESLRQWSARLNQIESNLKKLPAQKKVFAAATDFPRRGNFRPTEGEPRPVFLLSRGSEKAPIREVEPAVPGLIEGLGQDLHLPDPGDEGARRAALARWIISRQNPLTWRTIVNRIWLYHFGKGIVDTPNDFGRMGAKPTHPELLDYLASRFRDEGQSLKQLHRWIVLSTAYQQSSQTNDRGARIDGDNRLLWRMNRRKLEAEAIRDAVLQISGKLDLNMYGPGDRLFVLEKPQHSPHYLYQKYDPKTAETHRRSIYRFIVRSVPDPFMESLDCADPSQITPKRIQTLTALQALALLNDQFMVSMSGFFAEQVKGDKRELKTQVARAFETALGRTPTPDEVKLLVEVGEQHGLANVCRLILNSNEFIFID
- a CDS encoding DUF1501 domain-containing protein — its product is MDRREFLLHAGGGLGSIALASLLKQEQLLSAAPAGTHVLHHPPRAKRVVQLYMSGAASQCDTFDFKPELIKDNGNEWDPGEKVQLFQSSPGKTMQAPWKWKQYGESGKWLNDCVAPLGACVDDMAFIHNMVSKSNVHGPATFMQATGFILPGFPGMGAWISYGLGSMTDNLPTFVVLPDPRGFAPNGAANWSAGFLPASNQGTMIRPNSKTPIANLFPSNNDFITRQSDHDVLAALKQLNQKHEAQRAGDSRLNARIKSYELAAKMQLQAPEVLDLSGETKSTLNMYGLDSVDFEVQEGISEAAEIAYFGRNCLVARRLLEQGVRFVQIWSGADNGFPRRNWDSHEDIKRDHWPLGRGMSIGATALIQDLKQRGMLDDTIILWTTEFGRMPCSQGSKGRDHNPFVFTNWLSGGGIKGGTTYGESDQWSFKPADPANPTMCYDVHATILHLLGIDHEKLTFRHNGIDRRLTDVHGHVIKEIIA